One part of the Vibrio hyugaensis genome encodes these proteins:
- a CDS encoding GH92 family glycosyl hydrolase produces MKFKPSLLACAVLSGLVGLTGCNDDTTNIYEGGDTNPALPDIPDGGKPVCPPVGDGDCDDKPNPETPEIDMGVHIPVDFADMDVTRYVNPFIGTGNLGNTYPGATTPHGMVQLSPNNGSNGWEYISGYYYHDARTSGFSHTHLSGAGAGDLNDILVMPINSRSDYMIDEGSATLNLEASRFQHRDEQATAGYYKVDLLDYDIKAELTASDRVGVHRYTFPRDEKSEIIVNTGFKINWDYTSDSYLKWDKDNNRLEGHRFSDGWAPSQKEFFVMEFDQPIKNVRFAYYDKEQGRYMDVPEGITEIGNETRGKYQYARAYVEFDTSKDGLTVEAKLALSNVEIGENGKSGASLNMTEVAGMNFDQVREAATKKWEDELGKIQVSGDEDYKQTFYTAMYHSYLGQTIHSDLDGRYRQVHQGRNAYPDGNTPWGDKIDTLKESIRTADANKDGKADFTRYDTFSLWDTYRAVQPLSSILEPDRLADVVLSMLSYAEEEWVDDKGNVRKGRLPEWTFKGNETGMMMGMHSTPVIHDVLSKGSLEKRMIDLGFTEAERKDVKERLVEAMITDARAATSQGVAWIKEYEEQGYVPAQLHDTPPDSYGGHSPFKDSWTASYSLEYSMNDWAIAQSLKEVFGEEDPRYTEFANRSKNWQAQFDFGGKQYQGWFKARDYDGEFIDAGWVDPITGRAVGKDWRPDMFNRAFSESNGWQYSFSVQHDIHGLIDLMTRFDKTQNPEAERGDLFAARLDEYWSTYPDRNAGDNQFPVFNTGNVGQHVQGNEPDIHVPYLYNYVGQPWKGQAAIAAATNICYKNTADGICGNDDFGTLSAWFVFRALGFYPVNASSGIYEIGTPLFDSASIDVGNNQKFTVTAKNVSRENIFIQSARYNGKDFNRTYLTHDEIMYGGELEFVMGDKPNQRWGSLEQDLPPAQGIGEFLHEDEMPAGSR; encoded by the coding sequence ATGAAATTCAAACCTTCCCTACTCGCTTGCGCAGTTCTCAGTGGTCTAGTCGGTCTGACTGGCTGTAACGACGACACAACCAACATTTATGAAGGCGGTGACACCAACCCTGCACTACCGGATATTCCTGACGGCGGCAAGCCAGTATGTCCTCCAGTTGGCGATGGCGACTGTGATGACAAGCCAAACCCAGAAACACCTGAAATCGACATGGGTGTTCACATCCCGGTAGATTTCGCCGATATGGACGTAACACGCTACGTCAACCCATTCATTGGCACAGGTAACCTAGGCAACACCTACCCTGGTGCAACCACACCACACGGCATGGTGCAGCTTTCTCCAAACAACGGTTCTAACGGCTGGGAATACATTTCAGGCTACTACTACCACGACGCTCGTACTTCCGGTTTCTCTCATACCCACCTTTCCGGAGCAGGTGCTGGCGACTTGAACGACATTCTCGTCATGCCAATCAACTCGCGTTCGGATTACATGATTGATGAAGGTTCGGCAACGCTAAACCTAGAAGCGTCTCGCTTCCAACATCGTGACGAGCAAGCGACAGCAGGCTACTACAAAGTCGATCTATTGGATTACGACATCAAAGCTGAATTGACGGCATCTGATCGCGTTGGTGTACACCGCTACACCTTCCCTCGTGATGAGAAGTCAGAAATCATCGTGAACACTGGCTTCAAAATTAACTGGGACTACACCTCAGATTCTTACTTGAAATGGGACAAAGACAATAACCGTCTAGAAGGTCACCGTTTCTCAGATGGTTGGGCACCAAGCCAAAAAGAATTCTTCGTGATGGAATTCGACCAACCAATCAAAAACGTTCGCTTTGCTTACTACGATAAAGAGCAAGGTCGTTACATGGACGTGCCAGAAGGCATTACAGAAATCGGTAACGAAACACGCGGCAAGTACCAATACGCACGCGCTTACGTAGAGTTCGACACATCCAAAGACGGTTTAACGGTTGAAGCTAAATTGGCGCTATCAAACGTTGAGATTGGCGAGAACGGCAAGTCTGGTGCTTCTCTTAACATGACAGAAGTTGCTGGCATGAACTTCGACCAAGTACGCGAAGCGGCAACGAAGAAATGGGAAGACGAACTCGGCAAGATCCAAGTCTCTGGCGACGAAGATTACAAACAGACGTTCTACACCGCGATGTACCACTCGTACCTAGGTCAAACCATTCACTCTGACTTAGATGGTCGCTACCGCCAAGTTCACCAAGGTCGTAACGCTTACCCAGATGGCAACACACCTTGGGGCGATAAGATTGATACGCTGAAAGAGTCAATCCGCACTGCCGATGCCAACAAAGATGGCAAAGCAGACTTCACGCGCTACGACACTTTCTCGTTGTGGGATACCTACCGCGCGGTTCAACCGCTGTCTTCGATTCTTGAACCTGATCGCCTAGCTGACGTGGTGCTGTCTATGCTGTCTTACGCCGAAGAAGAATGGGTGGATGACAAAGGCAACGTGCGCAAAGGTCGCCTGCCTGAGTGGACATTCAAAGGCAACGAAACAGGCATGATGATGGGCATGCACTCAACGCCTGTGATTCATGATGTGTTGTCGAAAGGCTCACTAGAAAAACGCATGATTGATCTTGGCTTCACAGAAGCAGAGCGCAAAGACGTTAAAGAACGTTTAGTTGAAGCGATGATCACAGACGCGCGCGCCGCAACGAGCCAAGGCGTAGCATGGATCAAAGAGTACGAAGAACAAGGTTACGTGCCAGCGCAATTGCACGACACTCCACCAGATTCTTACGGCGGTCACTCACCATTTAAAGACTCTTGGACAGCATCTTACTCGCTTGAATACTCAATGAACGACTGGGCAATCGCACAATCGCTCAAAGAAGTCTTCGGTGAAGAAGATCCACGCTACACCGAGTTCGCTAACCGTTCTAAAAACTGGCAAGCGCAATTCGACTTCGGTGGTAAGCAATACCAAGGTTGGTTCAAAGCTCGTGACTACGATGGCGAGTTTATCGACGCAGGTTGGGTAGACCCAATCACTGGTCGCGCTGTGGGTAAAGACTGGCGTCCAGACATGTTCAACAGGGCATTCTCTGAATCGAACGGCTGGCAATACTCGTTCAGTGTTCAGCACGACATTCATGGCTTGATTGACCTGATGACACGCTTCGACAAGACACAAAACCCTGAAGCAGAACGCGGTGACTTGTTCGCAGCTCGCTTGGATGAGTACTGGTCAACTTACCCAGACCGCAACGCAGGCGACAACCAATTCCCAGTGTTCAACACAGGTAACGTTGGTCAGCACGTACAAGGTAACGAACCAGATATCCACGTGCCGTACTTGTACAACTACGTAGGTCAACCTTGGAAAGGTCAGGCAGCCATCGCCGCAGCAACCAACATTTGCTACAAGAACACCGCTGACGGCATTTGTGGTAACGACGACTTCGGCACGCTCTCTGCGTGGTTCGTGTTCCGTGCGCTTGGTTTCTACCCAGTGAACGCTTCTTCTGGCATCTACGAAATCGGTACTCCGCTGTTCGACAGCGCGTCTATCGATGTCGGTAACAACCAGAAATTCACGGTTACCGCGAAGAACGTTAGCCGCGAAAACATCTTCATTCAATCGGCTCGCTACAACGGCAAAGACTTCAACCGTACTTACCTGACTCATGACGAAATCATGTACGGCGGTGAGTTGGAGTTCGTGATGGGCGACAAACCAAATCAACGTTGGGGCTCTCTAGAGCAAGATCTTCCACCAGCACAAGGCATCGGTGAGTTCTTGCATGAAGACGAGATGCCAGCAGGTTCTCGTTAA
- a CDS encoding fructose-specific PTS transporter subunit EIIC, producing MSTITAQASNNSDFKKILSTMKGHLLFGTSHMLPFIVAGGVLLALAVMASGKGAVPADGLLADISNIGIKGLVLFPIILGGFIGYSIADKPALAPAMISSGIMADMGGGFLGCIVAGFIAGGVVFQLKKIPLSANMTALGAYFIYPLLGTLISAGIVLWGIGEPIKIFMASMNEFLASMAGASKVVLGTILGGMTAFDMGGPINKVATLFAQTQVDTQPWLMGGVGIAICTPPLGMALATFLFKKKFTKQEQEAGKAAAIMGSIGISEGAIPFAANDPVRVLPSIVAGGIVGCVFGFLTDVLLHAPWGGLITAPVSSNIPMYVVGIALGSLTTAVIVGFWKPVAEEEAEDEIAEAAPAQAQAASAAGEGEYDIVAVTCCPSGVAHTFMAAKALEKAGAAAGLKIKVETQGQNGIQNRITDLDVANAKLVILAHDIQVKDAHRFAKANVVECSTKEAMRNAATLVKA from the coding sequence ATGAGTACAATCACAGCTCAAGCTAGTAATAATAGCGATTTCAAAAAAATCCTAAGTACCATGAAAGGTCACCTTTTATTCGGTACTTCTCACATGCTTCCATTTATCGTTGCGGGTGGTGTACTACTGGCGCTGGCGGTAATGGCATCAGGTAAAGGTGCGGTTCCTGCGGACGGTTTATTAGCTGATATTTCTAATATCGGTATTAAAGGTCTGGTGCTGTTCCCAATTATTCTTGGTGGCTTCATCGGTTACTCAATTGCAGACAAACCAGCTCTAGCACCAGCGATGATCTCTTCTGGCATCATGGCTGACATGGGCGGCGGCTTCCTTGGTTGTATCGTAGCGGGCTTCATCGCAGGTGGTGTGGTATTCCAACTTAAGAAGATCCCTCTTTCTGCTAACATGACTGCGTTGGGCGCTTACTTCATCTACCCTCTACTAGGTACGCTTATCTCTGCAGGTATCGTTCTATGGGGTATCGGTGAGCCAATCAAGATCTTCATGGCGTCTATGAACGAATTCCTAGCTTCTATGGCTGGCGCTTCTAAAGTGGTTCTAGGTACGATTCTTGGTGGTATGACTGCATTCGATATGGGCGGTCCAATCAACAAAGTAGCAACGCTATTCGCTCAAACTCAAGTTGATACTCAACCATGGCTAATGGGTGGTGTTGGTATCGCAATCTGTACGCCTCCTCTAGGTATGGCACTAGCAACATTCCTATTCAAGAAGAAGTTCACTAAGCAAGAGCAAGAAGCAGGTAAAGCAGCAGCAATCATGGGTTCTATCGGTATCTCTGAAGGTGCTATCCCATTCGCAGCAAACGACCCTGTACGCGTTCTTCCTTCAATCGTTGCTGGTGGTATCGTTGGCTGTGTGTTCGGCTTCCTAACAGACGTACTACTACACGCACCATGGGGCGGTCTAATCACAGCACCTGTATCAAGCAACATCCCAATGTACGTTGTGGGTATCGCACTAGGCTCTCTAACAACAGCAGTTATCGTTGGCTTCTGGAAACCAGTTGCTGAAGAAGAAGCAGAAGACGAAATCGCAGAAGCAGCACCTGCACAAGCTCAAGCGGCTTCAGCAGCAGGCGAAGGCGAGTACGACATCGTAGCAGTAACATGTTGCCCATCTGGCGTAGCACACACATTCATGGCAGCGAAAGCACTAGAGAAAGCAGGTGCGGCAGCGGGTCTGAAAATCAAAGTAGAAACTCAAGGTCAAAACGGTATCCAGAACCGCATCACTGACCTAGATGTAGCAAACGCGAAGCTGGTTATTCTAGCTCACGATATCCAAGTAAAAGACGCTCACCGCTTTGCAAAAGCAAACGTTGTTGAGTGTTCAACGAAAGAAGCGATGCGTAACGCAGCGACTCTTGTGAAAGCTTAA
- a CDS encoding PTS sugar transporter subunit IIA, whose translation MITELTNVNLIKGNLQANNKKEVFEDLAQMLFENNRISSKEAFLTDIEAREALSVTSMDGIAYPHSKSKAVTEPAIAVGVKREGIEYGDEEGVKPTVFFMIASPDNGADHHIYVLQELFGKFSEEFIEDIHNAKDENQILNILINS comes from the coding sequence ATGATTACAGAACTAACAAACGTCAATTTAATTAAAGGCAACCTTCAAGCAAATAATAAAAAAGAAGTCTTTGAAGATCTAGCACAAATGCTATTCGAAAATAATCGAATCAGCAGCAAAGAGGCTTTTTTAACCGACATCGAAGCACGTGAAGCATTAAGCGTGACTTCAATGGACGGCATCGCTTACCCACACTCAAAGAGCAAAGCGGTGACAGAGCCTGCAATCGCTGTTGGCGTAAAGCGCGAAGGCATCGAGTATGGCGACGAAGAGGGAGTCAAACCGACCGTATTCTTCATGATTGCCTCACCAGATAACGGTGCCGACCACCATATTTATGTTCTTCAAGAATTATTCGGCAAATTTAGCGAAGAGTTTATTGAAGATATTCATAACGCAAAAGACGAAAACCAAATACTAAATATTTTAATTAATTCATAA
- a CDS encoding peptide-methionine (S)-S-oxide reductase, with the protein MEEIYFAGGCLWGVQEFMRHLPGVISTEAGRANGTTDNTQYEYDGYAECVKTQFDPAQVSVETLMGYLFEIIDPHSVNKQGEDVGEKYRTGVYSQNEQHLAIAKAFIAARPDAEKIAVEVLPLTNYVPSDDEHQDRLTHFPNDYCHIPLDLLHKYKNPS; encoded by the coding sequence ATGGAAGAAATTTACTTTGCAGGCGGCTGCCTTTGGGGTGTTCAAGAATTTATGCGCCACCTTCCGGGCGTAATCAGCACCGAAGCAGGACGAGCAAATGGCACGACGGATAACACTCAATACGAATACGATGGCTACGCCGAATGCGTGAAAACCCAGTTCGACCCTGCACAAGTGTCGGTTGAAACTTTAATGGGGTATCTGTTTGAGATCATCGACCCGCACAGTGTTAACAAGCAAGGTGAGGACGTAGGTGAGAAGTACCGTACTGGTGTCTATAGCCAAAACGAACAACACCTAGCAATTGCTAAAGCGTTTATCGCAGCAAGACCGGATGCTGAGAAGATCGCCGTAGAAGTACTGCCACTCACAAACTATGTGCCAAGTGATGATGAGCACCAAGACAGACTCACGCACTTTCCAAACGACTACTGCCATATCCCGTTAGATTTGCTGCATAAGTACAAAAATCCGTCTTAA
- a CDS encoding VOC family protein — MKIEHIAIWTERLEELKAFYEKYFNAVSNDKYHNPTKQFSSYFLSFESGARLELMSMEGVTACEKSHAMQVTGLAHFAFALGSEQAVGQLTKTLVGDGYQWIDGPRKTGDGYYESCVLDPDGNRLELTV; from the coding sequence ATGAAAATAGAACATATCGCGATTTGGACTGAACGTTTGGAAGAGCTAAAAGCCTTCTATGAGAAATACTTTAACGCGGTGTCTAACGATAAATACCACAACCCAACTAAGCAGTTTTCATCTTACTTTCTTTCGTTTGAAAGTGGTGCACGATTGGAATTAATGTCGATGGAAGGTGTGACCGCTTGTGAAAAATCTCATGCGATGCAGGTAACGGGGTTGGCACATTTTGCCTTCGCTCTAGGATCAGAGCAGGCAGTGGGGCAATTGACCAAAACCTTAGTGGGTGATGGCTACCAATGGATCGATGGCCCGAGAAAAACAGGTGACGGTTATTATGAAAGCTGCGTGCTAGATCCGGACGGCAACCGTCTTGAGCTTACGGTGTAA
- a CDS encoding DMT family transporter, protein MRVAANTFGPAYLIEFRVAFAAISLLSIALYLKKKLAFTKHIKHFFIIGLFNSAVPFLLFAYAAQTLNASTLAILNSTAPIWGALIGFVWYRSPLTAKAILGMVVGISGVAVLVGLDSSTIGKETIFPIGASLMASFSYGIATNYTKNAPQVPAFDNAHGSMWAAVIWVLPLLPFLPMRADPSSFEWSSVVALGVVCTGLAYLLYFRLVSDIGPASALTVTFLVPVFGILWGYLILDEPIGFNTIIGTILVLSGTMLVTGFSPAAMLAKRKANAA, encoded by the coding sequence ATGCGAGTCGCTGCCAACACCTTCGGACCGGCTTACTTAATCGAGTTTCGAGTAGCATTTGCGGCAATATCGTTGCTGTCGATCGCCCTCTACCTCAAAAAGAAGCTCGCCTTCACCAAACACATCAAGCACTTTTTCATTATTGGCTTGTTTAATAGTGCGGTGCCGTTTCTGCTTTTTGCCTACGCCGCTCAAACACTGAATGCATCTACCTTAGCCATTCTCAATTCAACGGCACCGATATGGGGCGCCTTAATTGGTTTTGTGTGGTATCGCAGCCCGTTAACCGCAAAGGCGATTCTAGGTATGGTGGTAGGTATTAGCGGTGTCGCCGTCCTTGTCGGCTTGGATTCATCAACCATCGGCAAAGAGACCATTTTCCCTATTGGGGCGAGTTTAATGGCTTCTTTCAGCTATGGTATTGCGACCAACTACACTAAGAATGCGCCGCAAGTGCCTGCCTTCGATAATGCACACGGTAGTATGTGGGCGGCGGTGATTTGGGTACTTCCTTTGCTGCCATTTTTACCAATGCGTGCAGATCCAAGCAGCTTTGAATGGAGCTCAGTAGTCGCACTCGGAGTAGTATGTACAGGTCTCGCTTATTTGCTCTACTTCCGCTTAGTCTCTGATATTGGCCCAGCTTCAGCACTGACTGTCACTTTCCTCGTACCAGTCTTTGGTATTTTGTGGGGTTATTTGATTTTGGATGAGCCGATTGGTTTTAACACCATCATAGGTACGATTCTGGTTCTTAGCGGTACTATGTTGGTCACCGGATTTTCACCGGCTGCGATGCTTGCAAAACGTAAGGCAAACGCGGCTTAG